Proteins found in one Triticum urartu cultivar G1812 chromosome 4, Tu2.1, whole genome shotgun sequence genomic segment:
- the LOC125554077 gene encoding UDP-glucose flavonoid 3-O-glucosyltransferase 7-like, whose protein sequence is MRQSAATPAGDAPPRMYFIPFPTPGHALPMSDLARLFASRGADATLVLTHANAARLGGPVARAAAAGLRIRVHALPLPAEAAGLTGGHESADDLPTREDAGPFAVAVDLLAPLFADLLRRHPADAVVFDGVLPWAATAAAELGIPRYAFTGTGCFALSVQRSLLLHTPQESVASPTEPFLVPGLPDAVRLTRSRLAEATLPGADSREFLNRMFDIERATAGWVVNSFADLEQRYMEHYEKDTGKPVFAVGPVCLVNGDGDDVLERGRGGEPGAAAEAARVLGWLDTKPARSVVYVCFGSLTRFPPEQVTELGMGLADSGANFVWVVGDKNAPPLPDVDAAAGGRGLVVRGWAPQVAVLRHAAVGAFVTHCGWGAVTEAAAAGVPVVTWPVFAEQFYNEALVVGIAGTGVGAGAERGYVWGGEELGGVVVGREKVAERVRAAMADEGLRRKAGEVGERARRAMEVGGSSYVAVGALLNDVRRRRQHGG, encoded by the coding sequence ATGCGGCAGTCGGCGGCCACACCGGCGGGCGACGCGCCGCCGCGCATGTACTTCATCCCGTTCCCGACGCCGGGCCACGCGCTGCCGATGTCCGACCTGGCCCGCCTCTTCGCGTCGCGCGGCGCCGACGCCACCCTCGTCCTCACCCACGCCAACGCCGCCAGGCTCGGCGGCCCCGTGGCCCGCGCGGCCGCCGCGGGCCTCCGCATCCGCGTCCACGCGCTGCCCCTGCCCGCCGAGGCCGCGGGGCTCACGGGCGGGCACGAGAGCGCCGACGACCTCCCCACCCGCGAGGACGCGGGCCCGTTCGCCGTCGCCGTCGACCTCCTCGCGCCGCTCTTCGCCGACCTCCTGCGCCGCCACCCCGCCGACGCCGTCGTCTTCGACGGCGTCCTCCCGTgggccgccaccgccgccgccgagctcggCATCCCGCGGTACGCGTTCACCGGCACCGGCTGCTTCGCGCTCTCGGTGCAGCGGTCCCTGCTCCTCCACACCCCGCAGGAGAGCGTCGCGTCGCCCACGGAGCCGTTCCTCGTGCCGGGGCTCCCGGACGCGGTGCGGCTCACCAGGTCGAGGCTCGCCGAGGCGACGCTCCCCGGCGCGGACTCGCGGGAGTTCCTGAACCGCATGTTCGACATCGAGCGCGCCACGGCCGGCTGGGTCGTCAACTCGTTCGCCGACCTCGAGCAGAGGTACATGGAGCACTACGAGAAGGACACCGGGAAGCCGGTGTTCGCCGTCGGGCCGGTCTGCCTCGTcaacggcgacggcgacgacgtcTTGGAGCGCGGCCGCGGCGGGGAGCCGGGTGCCGCCGCGGAGGCCGCACGCGTGCTGGGATGGCTCGACACGAAGCCCGCGCGGTCGGTGGTGTACGTCTGCTTCGGCAGCCTCACCCGGTTCCCGCCCGAGCAGGTGACGGAGCTCGGCATGGGCCTCGCGGACTCCGGCGCGAACTTCGTGTGGGTCGTCGGGGACAAGAACGCTCCGCCGCTCCCCGACGTGGACGCCGCGGCGGGGGGCCGCGGGCTGGTGGTCAGGGGGTGGGCACCGCAGGTGGCGGTGCTGAGGCACGCGGCTGTTGGCGCGTTCGTGACGCACTGCGGATGGGGCGCGGtgaccgaggcggcggcggctggtgtCCCGGTGGTGACATGGCCGGTTTTCGCGGAGCAGTTCTACAACGAGGCGCTGGTGGTGGGCATCGCCGGCACGGGCGTCGGCGCCGGCGCGGAGAGAGGGTACGTGTGGGGAGGCGAGGAGCTGGGCGGGGTGGTGGTGGGCAGGGAGAAGGTGGCGGAGAGGGTCCGCGCGGCGATGGCCGACGAGGGGCTGCGACGGAAGGCAGGGGAGGTCGGGGAGAGAGCGCGGCGGGCCATGGAGGTGGGAGGTTCTTCGTACGTGGCCGTTGGGGCGCTGCTGAATGATGTGCGGcgccggcgccagcacgggggTTGA
- the LOC125552521 gene encoding probable leucine-rich repeat receptor-like protein kinase At1g35710 yields MAAASLARLLPPLLSLLLLLLAGAARGKTVKRDVKALNEIKASLGWRVVYSWVGDDPCGHGDLPPWSGVTCTQQGDYRVVTELEVYAVSIVGPFPTAVTNLLDLKKLDLHNNKLTGPIPPQIGRLRHLKILNLRWNKLQDVLPPEIGDLKKLTHLYLSFNNFKGEIPVELANLPELRYLYLHENRFTGRIPPELGTLKNLRHLDVGGNHLIGTLRDVFSIENGFPSLRNLYVNNNQLAGVVPDQIANLTNLEILHLSNNRLIGSISPKLVQIPRLTYLYLDNNNFIGRIPEGLYKHPFLKELYIEGNQFRPGSRSKGMHKVLELPEADLSV; encoded by the exons ATGGCTGCGGCGTCGCTCGCCCGCCTCTTGCCgcccctcctctccctcctcctcctcctcctcgccggcgccgcgCGGGGCAAGACGGTGAAGAGAGACG TGAAAGCGTTGAACGAGATCAAGGCTTCACTAGGCTGGAGAGTTGTCTACTCATGGGTCGGCGATGACCCTTGTGGGCATGGTGACCTTCCCCCCTGGTCCGGTGTGACATGTACTCAGCAAGGGGATTACAGAGTTGTCACGGAACT GGAAGTCTATGCTGTGTCCATAGTTGGTCCATTCCCTACAGCGGTAACAAACCTGCTGGATTTAAAAAAACT GGATCTCCACAATAATAAGTTGACGGGGCCAATTCCTCCACAGATTGGACGGCTGAGACACCTCAAGATATT GAACCTGAGGTGGAATAAGCTTCAAGATGTGCTACCGCCCGAAATTGGTGACCTAAAGAAACTCACACACTT GTATTTGAGCTTCAATAACTTCAAAGGTGAAATTCCCGTGGAGCTTGCAAACCTACCAGAACTACGCTATCTTTATCTCCATGAGAACCGCTTTACTGGGCGGATCCCCCCTGAGCTCGGAACTCTCAAAAATCTTCGTCACCT TGATGTTGGTGGCAACCACTTGATAGGCACTCTGAGGGATGTCTTCAGCATTGAGAATGGCTTCCCCTCCTTGAGAAACCT ATACGTTAACAATAATCAATTGGCTGGAGTGGTGCCAGATCAGATTGCGAATTTGACCAACCTTGAGATCTT GCACTTGTCCAATAATAGGCTGATTGGATCGATATCGCCAAAGCTAGTTCAAATTCCAAGATTGACATATCT GTATTTGGACAATAACAACTTCATTGGAAGGATTCCCGAAGGATTATACAAGCATCCATTTCTGAAGGAGCT GTACATTGAGGGGAACCAGTTTAGACCAGGAAGCAGATCAAAAGGAATGCACAAGGTGCTCGAGTTGCCCGAGGCCGACCTCTCGGTTTAA